A single genomic interval of Thiobacter sp. AK1 harbors:
- a CDS encoding HlyD family secretion protein — MRAALVLCLLALTACGRAGPASYQGYAEGEFVRVAAPFAGELAVLAVGRGDTVAAGDLLFQLEQENEAAALRETKQRLAAAEARLANLRKGRRPEEVEALTAQRTQVQAALRLSETRLIREAGLANKGFVAADRLDQLRAARDADRARLNEIEAQLRLARQGARSDEIRAAAAEVAAARAAVAQAQWRLDQKSVRTPVAGRVHDTYYVTGEWVNAGSPVVALLPPANLKVRFFVPEAIVGTLKPGQRVSLHCDGCGKPFPAHISYISPQAEYTPPVIYSKENRSKLVFLVEARPETTDAEKLHPGQPVDVVLQ; from the coding sequence ATGCGTGCTGCGCTCGTGCTTTGTTTGCTTGCCTTGACTGCATGTGGTCGTGCGGGACCGGCGAGTTATCAGGGCTATGCGGAGGGCGAATTCGTCCGCGTGGCAGCGCCCTTCGCCGGTGAGCTCGCCGTGCTTGCCGTGGGGCGCGGCGACACCGTTGCGGCAGGCGACCTGCTGTTTCAACTGGAACAGGAAAACGAAGCAGCTGCCCTTCGCGAGACGAAACAGCGACTCGCTGCCGCTGAGGCACGTTTGGCCAATCTGCGCAAGGGACGCCGACCCGAGGAGGTGGAGGCTCTCACGGCCCAGCGCACGCAAGTCCAGGCTGCGCTGCGCTTGTCCGAGACGCGGCTGATACGTGAAGCAGGACTCGCGAACAAGGGCTTCGTCGCAGCGGATCGGCTTGACCAACTGCGTGCGGCGCGCGATGCGGATCGGGCACGGTTGAATGAAATCGAAGCCCAGTTGCGGCTGGCGCGTCAAGGCGCGCGCAGCGATGAGATTCGCGCCGCGGCGGCAGAGGTGGCGGCGGCACGCGCGGCCGTGGCACAGGCCCAGTGGCGCCTGGATCAGAAATCGGTACGAACACCGGTGGCAGGGCGGGTGCACGATACCTATTACGTCACAGGCGAGTGGGTCAACGCGGGCAGCCCGGTGGTGGCGCTGCTGCCGCCCGCCAATCTGAAAGTGCGTTTCTTTGTGCCGGAAGCCATCGTTGGCACCCTCAAGCCGGGCCAGCGTGTGAGCCTGCACTGCGATGGTTGCGGCAAACCTTTTCCCGCCCACATCAGCTATATCTCTCCCCAGGCCGAATACACGCCGCCTGTCATTTACAGCAAGGAAAACCGCAGCAAACTGGTATTTCTGGTGGAAGCCCGGCCTGAGACGACGGACGCGGAAAAACTGCATCCTGGCCAGCCCGTGGATGTGGTGCTGCAGTGA
- a CDS encoding L,D-transpeptidase: protein MKIRIHLATQTLELLDDTERLVARYAVSTAANGPGEREGSFRTPRGQHIIRAKIGAGQPENTVFVRRRPTGEIYTPALAAQYPGRDWILTRILWLSGCEPGFNRLGAVDTMRRYIYIHGSPDEVPMGVPGSRGCIRMRNRDIIELFDRVEPGTPVEIIA from the coding sequence ATGAAAATTAGAATCCATCTCGCCACGCAGACCCTTGAGCTCTTGGACGATACGGAGCGGCTAGTGGCCCGCTACGCCGTTTCGACTGCGGCGAACGGGCCGGGCGAGCGTGAAGGTAGCTTCCGCACACCGCGCGGGCAGCACATCATCCGCGCCAAGATCGGCGCGGGCCAGCCCGAGAACACGGTATTCGTGCGGCGCCGACCCACGGGCGAAATTTACACGCCAGCACTGGCCGCACAATATCCAGGTCGAGACTGGATCCTCACGCGCATCCTCTGGCTGTCTGGCTGTGAGCCTGGCTTCAATCGCCTCGGCGCGGTGGATACCATGCGCCGCTACATCTACATCCACGGCAGTCCGGACGAGGTGCCCATGGGGGTGCCGGGCTCCCGTGGCTGCATCCGCATGCGCAACCGGGACATCATCGAGCTGTTCGATCGAGTGGAGCCTGGTACGCCGGTGGAAATCATCGCCTGA
- the tadA gene encoding tRNA adenosine(34) deaminase TadA, with protein MEKAGGGPIEAQDEIFMREALDEARRAWEADEVPVGAIVVRDGVIIGRGYNCPISTHDPTAHAEIVALRDAARRLGNYRLTGCQLYVTLEPCAMCAGAILHARIARVIYGARDPKTGAHGSVVDLFDERRLNHHTAVTEGVLAVACGEMLSRFFAERRKKSIVDEN; from the coding sequence ATGGAAAAGGCTGGCGGCGGGCCGATTGAGGCACAGGACGAGATCTTCATGCGGGAGGCGTTGGATGAAGCCCGCCGCGCGTGGGAGGCGGACGAGGTGCCGGTGGGCGCCATCGTAGTGCGCGACGGGGTGATCATCGGGCGCGGCTACAATTGTCCCATTTCCACCCACGATCCAACTGCCCACGCCGAGATCGTGGCTCTGCGTGATGCGGCCCGGCGTCTGGGAAACTATCGCCTCACCGGCTGCCAGCTCTATGTGACGCTGGAACCTTGTGCCATGTGTGCGGGCGCCATTCTGCACGCGCGCATTGCGCGGGTGATCTATGGCGCGCGCGATCCCAAGACGGGTGCTCACGGCAGCGTGGTGGACTTATTCGATGAACGGCGGCTCAACCATCACACGGCAGTGACGGAAGGCGTGCTTGCCGTAGCATGCGGCGAGATGCTGTCGCGTTTTTTCGCCGAGCGGCGCAAGAAATCCATCGTCGATGAAAATTAG
- a CDS encoding HPP family protein translates to MSTPRLRALLGLEGATASHREKLVSAAGAFFGILGVVLISHALLGGASAVFLVASMGASAVLLFAVPHGPLSQPWPLIGGHLVSALVGVTCARHVGSPWLAMALAAGLAVGAMYYLRCIHPPGGATALTAVLGGPAVHALGYQYVLTPVLLNVVLIFLIAVAFNYPFPWRRYPAALARRPAPVGEAAYRPIEHEDFVYALSQLDSFVDVSEEDLLRIYAIATGRAERRHLAPADIHVGRAYSNGQQGDAWEIREVVDASHTGDPARDQVIYKVVAGGRARTSGVMTRSEFAHWAKYEVVRHGKGWRRAD, encoded by the coding sequence ATGTCCACGCCTCGCCTACGTGCCTTACTGGGGTTGGAAGGGGCAACGGCCAGCCACCGCGAGAAGCTCGTCTCCGCCGCTGGGGCGTTCTTCGGCATTCTGGGAGTGGTACTGATCAGCCACGCCCTCTTGGGTGGCGCAAGCGCCGTGTTCTTGGTGGCGTCCATGGGGGCGTCTGCCGTACTTCTGTTCGCGGTACCCCACGGGCCGCTTTCCCAGCCTTGGCCACTCATCGGTGGTCACCTGGTATCCGCCCTGGTTGGTGTAACTTGCGCGCGGCATGTGGGTTCGCCCTGGCTGGCGATGGCGCTTGCGGCTGGGCTGGCGGTAGGCGCGATGTATTACTTGCGCTGCATCCATCCGCCTGGTGGGGCGACTGCGCTGACGGCAGTACTGGGTGGGCCGGCGGTACATGCCCTGGGCTATCAGTATGTCCTGACCCCGGTGCTGCTCAACGTGGTATTGATTTTCTTGATCGCGGTCGCCTTCAACTATCCTTTCCCGTGGCGGCGTTATCCTGCGGCGCTGGCACGGCGTCCGGCGCCGGTGGGCGAGGCGGCCTACCGGCCCATCGAGCATGAGGATTTCGTGTATGCCTTGAGTCAGCTCGATTCTTTCGTGGATGTGAGCGAGGAGGATTTGCTACGCATCTACGCCATCGCCACGGGGCGCGCCGAGCGTCGTCATCTGGCGCCGGCCGACATCCACGTTGGGCGCGCTTACAGCAATGGCCAGCAAGGGGACGCCTGGGAGATACGCGAGGTAGTGGATGCGAGTCATACTGGCGATCCGGCGCGTGATCAGGTGATCTACAAGGTGGTGGCAGGAGGGCGTGCGAGGACGAGTGGCGTGATGACGCGTAGCGAGTTTGCCCACTGGGCGAAGTACGAAGTGGTGCGGCATGGAAAAGGCTGGCGGCGGGCCGATTGA
- a CDS encoding CsgG/HfaB family protein, translating into MMRKETWLCFAMAAWLSGCSTAPILGGDDPVAKGAVAGEKTVAAAEHLERCAEPLGTVGLADTGDPYVPIVRMLVQQSNCFIVVERGRAYSNVDLERQLKEAGITRNAQAATGQLLAADYTLVPSVTFAEPSGFALSSGFGGIFGRKSNQIDTSAQVQALGASTTLLLVDNTSGAQIVAAQGSAKNYDLGVGVGVLGGLLAGVNAYANTPQGKIVAAAFLDAYNKLVTAARQYAPQQAKGTVGQGGKLKGP; encoded by the coding sequence ATGATGCGCAAAGAGACGTGGCTTTGCTTTGCCATGGCCGCTTGGTTGAGCGGTTGTTCCACCGCGCCCATTCTGGGGGGAGATGATCCCGTCGCGAAAGGTGCGGTGGCTGGCGAGAAAACGGTTGCGGCGGCGGAACATCTGGAGCGTTGTGCCGAGCCCCTGGGCACCGTGGGCCTGGCGGATACGGGCGACCCTTATGTGCCCATCGTCCGCATGCTGGTGCAGCAGTCCAACTGTTTCATCGTCGTCGAACGCGGACGGGCATACAGCAACGTGGATCTGGAGCGGCAACTCAAAGAAGCGGGGATCACGCGCAATGCGCAGGCGGCAACGGGCCAGTTGCTCGCCGCCGACTATACCCTCGTGCCCTCGGTCACCTTTGCCGAGCCGTCCGGTTTTGCGTTGAGTAGCGGCTTTGGCGGCATCTTCGGCCGCAAGTCCAACCAAATCGACACCTCGGCTCAGGTGCAAGCGCTGGGTGCTTCGACCACGCTGCTGCTGGTGGACAACACCAGCGGCGCGCAGATCGTCGCCGCCCAGGGGAGCGCCAAAAACTACGACCTCGGCGTGGGGGTCGGTGTGCTGGGCGGCTTGCTTGCGGGTGTCAATGCCTATGCCAACACGCCCCAGGGCAAGATCGTCGCGGCGGCATTCCTCGATGCGTACAACAAGCTGGTCACCGCGGCGCGCCAGTATGCTCCGCAACAAGCAAAAGGCACGGTGGGGCAGGGTGGAAAACTCAAGGGACCATGA
- a CDS encoding S8 family serine peptidase has protein sequence MKRGLVLFAVGLLYSVAAFGQAYPQKAPEPRGGMGIGIQIDLGDLAKGVAALLGRGGEELPRSAPGEILAAWPLSAPMDGSAIAEAVQGTLLAQQSLTTLGLEIARIGLEEARLDEALERLRGRFPAAAFDRNAFVYPQEAAQAGVSARQYATALVGASGPNALPRPVRIGVIDGALPEQLTLEVAALTHESFVAAPASAHGEAVACILACRPETGFAGLAPKADLAWAAVLAPDEKGRERGDTFRLVSALDWLLAKRVEIIHMSLGSAPNAVLKWALDRTLPRVRAIVAAAGNGGPKASPPYPAAFPGVIAVAAVDAEARPWAQGSRGEHILLAAPGVDVWLPVRQGHYFTGTSFAAPFVTAWIAQRRARGLLVDAGALCAAARDLPPPGRDEVTGCGLLRWSP, from the coding sequence ATGAAGCGCGGGCTCGTTCTCTTTGCCGTCGGCCTGCTTTACAGCGTTGCCGCTTTTGGCCAGGCCTATCCGCAGAAAGCGCCCGAGCCACGCGGCGGCATGGGTATCGGCATTCAGATCGACCTGGGCGATCTGGCAAAAGGGGTCGCCGCATTATTGGGCCGGGGTGGTGAAGAGCTGCCACGGTCCGCACCGGGCGAGATTCTGGCGGCATGGCCACTCAGCGCACCGATGGACGGATCCGCCATCGCGGAGGCGGTGCAGGGCACGCTCCTCGCGCAACAGTCCCTAACGACGCTGGGGCTTGAGATCGCCCGCATCGGCCTGGAGGAAGCGCGGCTGGATGAGGCCCTGGAGCGGTTGCGGGGGCGTTTTCCCGCCGCGGCATTCGACCGCAATGCCTTTGTCTATCCCCAGGAAGCGGCGCAGGCCGGCGTGTCGGCGCGCCAGTACGCCACCGCCCTGGTGGGGGCGAGCGGCCCCAACGCGCTTCCCCGCCCGGTGCGCATCGGTGTGATCGACGGCGCACTCCCTGAACAGCTTACGCTCGAGGTGGCCGCGCTGACCCATGAATCGTTTGTCGCGGCGCCGGCGAGCGCGCATGGCGAGGCCGTGGCTTGCATCCTCGCTTGCCGGCCGGAGACCGGGTTTGCCGGACTGGCGCCAAAGGCTGATCTCGCCTGGGCTGCGGTGCTCGCCCCCGATGAAAAAGGTCGCGAGCGGGGCGACACCTTCCGGCTCGTTTCGGCGCTCGATTGGCTTTTGGCCAAGCGCGTGGAAATCATCCACATGAGCCTGGGAAGCGCGCCCAACGCCGTGCTGAAGTGGGCGCTCGATCGCACCCTGCCCCGGGTGCGGGCCATCGTCGCGGCGGCGGGCAATGGCGGGCCGAAAGCGAGCCCGCCGTATCCCGCCGCCTTTCCCGGCGTAATCGCCGTGGCCGCCGTGGATGCCGAGGCGCGTCCGTGGGCGCAGGGTAGCCGGGGCGAACACATCCTGCTCGCCGCGCCAGGCGTGGATGTCTGGTTGCCGGTGCGGCAAGGCCATTACTTCACCGGCACCTCGTTTGCCGCGCCCTTCGTCACCGCCTGGATCGCCCAGCGCCGCGCGCGCGGCCTGCTCGTCGATGCGGGGGCGCTGTGTGCGGCGGCGCGTGACCTGCCGCCGCCAGGGCGCGATGAGGTCACGGGCTGCGGGCTGCTGCGCTGGTCGCCGTAG